catcagaccagaggacatttcttcaaaaagtacgatctttgtccccatgtgcagttacaaaccgtagtctggcttttttatggcggttttggagcagtggcttcttccttgctgagcggcctttcaggttatgtcgatatatgactcgttttgctgtggatatagatacttttgtacctgtttcctccagcatcttcacaaggtcctttgctgttgttctgcgattgattttcacttttcacaacaaagtacgttcatctaggagacagaacgcgtctccttcctgagcggtatgacggctgtgtggttccatggtgtttatacttgtgtactattgtttgtacagatgaatgtggtaccttcaggcatttggacattcctcccaaggatgaacaagacttgtggaggtctacaatttgttttctgaggtcttggctgataacttttgattttcccacgatgtcaagcaaagaggcacagagtttgaaggtaggccttgaaatacatccacaggtacacctccaattgactcaaattatgtcaattaccctatcaaaagcttcaaaagccatgacatcattttctggaattttccaagttgtttaaaagacacagtcaacttagtgtatggaaacttctgacccactggaattgtgctacagttaattataagttaaataatctgtctgtaaacaattgttggaaaattatgtCCTAATCAACTTgtaaaactatagtttattaacaagaaatgtgtggagtggttgaaaaacgagttttaatgactccaacctaagtgtatgtaaacttccttcttcaactgtaaatagatactaatggtaaAGGCAAGcaataatcaatgaacagcagcatAGGTGTGAGGGGGAGCAGTAATTGTGTAACCCGTAAGATAAAGGTGCCAACTGTAAGATTTGGACATGCAAATTGCCTTTAATGTCTATGTCTATTAAATACCTGTATTCTAccctattatagtagtctataatGAATCATATCATAAGGATTCATTCTCTCATATTAGGTGAGAGGCAAACTTTTGGAACCTCAACCATCATGACAATTACGACATTAAAAGCAGAAAAACAAACTGCTCCCCCATTAGTCTTATTAATACAGACACATCACATTTTGATGCCTTGTTTTTTTAAGCTGTAGGCCTAGTTACACAATTGAGGAGTATCCTCCTTATTGCCCAAGGCTTCAGAGCACGTCCTCTAATTCATCTTGTCATGACCTGGAAATTTCTCATCTTGTGTTCCCGGGCATACACTTCTGATCGTAATAGCTTGGGAGGACGAAGTTAGGGAATTCCAGCTTTTGGAAAAACAGAACTCCTCCCTGGTCTGAGTGGAATATAAGAACAAGCTGCAGACCACAAACCAACACAAAACACAAGGGAGTTCAAACTGcctgactgactaactaactaagGAGCTAGAAGGTAAGCGATAACTCTCTTATATGAGGCAGTCTGAGTTTAAGTTTAATAAATTATCTGTAAATATGTTAGCAATTCATATAGTGGCCtatgctctctctcaccctcgtGTTTCCTTCAGTTTGTCGCATCTGCAAGTATGAAGCTGCTTCTAGCTGGACTTGTTCTGACCCTCGTTGTAGGAGCTCAAGCTCAGTGGTACCGCTTCCCTGGTGAAGCTGCTCAAGGTCCGTTTATACACTTTAATCATTGTTTCTTCATTGTTGACAGAAATAGATACAGAAACCAGTAGCAACAAATCTATCAAGAGCGACATGTACTGTATTTGAGGACTCCTTTAAAGTCATTGTTATTTCTTGAGGCTAGTGGTTTGAAAAGTTGTAAAGTTCATTGAAAGTGTCAAACTCAACATCTGTGTCCTCCTGACCCTGCAGGTGCTAAAGACATGTGGCGTGCATATGGCGACATGAAGGACGCCAACTGGAAAAACTCAGACAAGTACTTTCACGCTCGGGGCAACTATGATGCTGCCAGGAGAGGACCAGGGGGCAGGTGGGCAGCAACAGTCATCAGGTGGGTGATTCTCAAATATCTGTGTGATGCTTATAATGTGGTTCAGTTGGTCATCAAATTATCTCATAAAAACATTCCCCTTTCTCTAATTAGATCTTTATGCcactttttgtaaaaaaaataaaaaatgtctggTCAGAAAGACAATTTTACCATGATTGGTTTACTGTGGTTGGCGAGTTACTTATGTAATatttctcctctctcagtaatgGCCGGGAGATGATTCAGGGTTCCAATGGTCGAGGACACGAGGACTCAGCAGCTGACCAGAAGGCTAACCACTGGGGACGTAATGGAGGGGACCCCAACCGATTCAGACCCCAAGGACTCCCCAAGAACTACTGAACCTACAAAAAGGAGGTTACTAGCCAAACTGAAGGACCAAATTCCAAACAAACATATTGCACTTAATTACTGCTTTTGGTAAAAATGTCATATTCTCAAAAATGATTTCTGCTAATAGACAGGTACATGGTACTGAAACATAGTATACAATGTATTTCAAAAGTGTTGCAAAAATAAAGTGATTACACAACCAGAGACCGAatgtctttctgtattcagtaTGATATGACTGGGAAGGTTGGAAAGAAATGTTGAAATCCTGAAATGTACACTCAAATGATCTGGTGTTGACATTTTCCCAGTCTTCAACTGGCAACCGGTCAGCCCTTTACAACTAGAAAGAGGAACTTTTGGACAGTGGGGTAGCCGTACATAGTACATGTTTTTCATAGGGTAGACATAGAAGAAGCTGAGAAAAACATAGGATACGTAGAAGAAGCTGAGAAAAACATAGGAGACAAGAGGCTAAGATTATTGCAG
The genomic region above belongs to Oncorhynchus mykiss isolate Arlee chromosome 6, USDA_OmykA_1.1, whole genome shotgun sequence and contains:
- the saa gene encoding serum amyloid A protein precursor, translated to MKLLLAGLVLTLVVGAQAQWYRFPGEAAQGAKDMWRAYGDMKDANWKNSDKYFHARGNYDAARRGPGGRWAATVISNGREMIQGSNGRGHEDSAADQKANHWGRNGGDPNRFRPQGLPKNY